From one Treponema denticola genomic stretch:
- the ffh gene encoding signal recognition particle protein, with the protein MLENITEKFSGIMRSLSGKSKITEKNIEDTIEEIKTALLDADVNLRVVRRFINATAEEAKGERVLKSVDPGQQFTKIVYDKMTSFLGDEKKALDLRGPDTQSVILFLGLQGSGKTTSAAKLALKLKNEGRKPLLVACDLVRPAAVEQLSVLGGNISVPVYKEETKDAVKVAKNALAFAKKNFYDTVIVDTAGRLQIDEDMMKEIVNIKSAVKPMETILVADSMTGQSAVDVAKEFDEQVGLSGLILTKFDSDTRGGAALSLKTITGKPIFYIGTGEKLEDLEPFYPDRIASRILGMGDIVSLVEKAQALYDEEEAEKLQKKMQSESFSLADMLMQLEQAEKMGPLESMLDMIPGLSGQIDKDKLDLSLLKRQKAIIQSMTLKERDNFRIIGPPRRKRIAKGSGTSVGDVNKLLKQFEKTRQMMRKVSKNKGLQAKMMSGGLFG; encoded by the coding sequence ATGCTCGAAAATATTACCGAAAAATTCAGCGGGATAATGCGCTCTTTGAGCGGTAAATCCAAAATTACCGAAAAAAATATTGAAGATACAATCGAAGAAATAAAAACGGCCCTTTTGGATGCCGACGTAAACTTGCGCGTTGTACGCCGTTTTATAAATGCTACAGCAGAAGAAGCCAAGGGCGAAAGGGTTTTAAAATCCGTCGATCCCGGGCAGCAGTTTACAAAAATTGTATACGATAAGATGACCTCCTTTTTAGGGGACGAGAAAAAAGCCCTCGATCTAAGGGGGCCTGATACCCAATCGGTTATCCTCTTTTTAGGTCTACAAGGTTCGGGAAAGACTACCAGTGCCGCAAAATTGGCCTTAAAGCTTAAAAACGAGGGCAGAAAGCCCTTGCTGGTTGCCTGCGACCTTGTCCGACCTGCCGCCGTAGAGCAGCTTTCCGTTTTAGGCGGAAATATCAGCGTTCCGGTCTACAAGGAAGAAACTAAAGATGCGGTAAAAGTAGCAAAAAATGCTCTGGCCTTTGCCAAAAAGAACTTTTATGACACGGTCATAGTTGATACGGCAGGCCGTCTTCAAATCGATGAAGACATGATGAAGGAAATCGTCAATATTAAATCTGCCGTAAAACCTATGGAAACCATTCTTGTTGCAGATTCAATGACCGGTCAAAGTGCCGTTGATGTTGCAAAGGAATTTGACGAGCAGGTAGGGCTTTCAGGCTTAATCCTCACCAAATTCGACTCCGATACTCGAGGCGGTGCCGCCCTTTCCTTAAAGACCATAACAGGTAAGCCCATTTTTTACATAGGAACAGGCGAAAAACTCGAAGACCTTGAACCCTTTTATCCCGACCGCATTGCAAGCCGTATCTTGGGCATGGGCGACATTGTTTCTCTTGTAGAAAAGGCCCAAGCTCTTTACGACGAAGAAGAGGCGGAAAAGCTTCAAAAAAAGATGCAAAGCGAAAGTTTCAGCCTTGCAGATATGCTAATGCAGTTGGAGCAGGCCGAAAAAATGGGGCCCTTAGAGTCAATGCTCGATATGATTCCCGGGCTTTCAGGCCAAATAGATAAAGATAAGCTTGACCTTTCTCTTCTCAAACGCCAAAAAGCCATAATTCAATCGATGACCTTAAAGGAAAGAGATAATTTCCGCATTATCGGACCGCCCCGCCGTAAACGCATCGCAAAGGGCTCAGGAACCTCTGTAGGCGATGTAAACAAGCTTTTAAAGCAATTTGAAAAGACCCGTCAAATGATGCGAAAGGTGTCAAAAAACAAGGGGTTGCAAGCAAAAATGATGTCCGGCGGACTTTTCGGATAA
- the rpsA gene encoding 30S ribosomal protein S1, with protein MIIAIDGPAGSGKSTLAKMLAEHLNITFMNTGSFYRALALAVLRSFGGGNDGSGGQTPDLSDEEKWTSFAEKTELFYINGSMFLGNENVEAYLRSDAVESIVAPLSAIVPIRHILNKKIREEAAKTGAVCEGRDMTTVVFPNADIKFYLDASVEARAKRRFDQGTSNLSLEEIKKTILERDEVDKNKKEGSLKVAPDAVYLDTSDLNINEVYAKMLAEVSAIMPASKSENINNKGLSMEKMEVVKDVEKDSNGNIQAQLQEEYLNNFEAPEAGTIKEGYVVAVNNGTVFVDVGGKSEGHIPLDEFDEEPKVNDKVNVLIEKTESSNGHLSVSKLKADRLILQKEFKQAYADKTPIEGTIAKQVRAGYEVKLGGGLTAFLPLSQADVSRVEKPETLVGVKSKFYIEKLSFNSRSGENIVVNRRKYMEGRTEKARDAFFENTKIGDTVKGTVKSFTSFGAFIDLGGFDGLLHINDMSWGHVTRPKDFVKKGEEIELKVIRLDPENKRINLSLKHFSQDPWLQFEEKFHVDDIVTGTVTKTTDFGAFIELDEGIEGLAHISEFSWVKKINKPEDILKPGDKVTCMILGYDIQAGRVSLGLKQVTDNPWDTIEERYPVGTRLTRKVVKITNAGAFISLEEGIDGFLHADDISWIKRVKHPGSELEVGKEIEVIVIECDAESRRIRLGIKQLTDDPWEKFGAAYKVGSTVEGEVSSITDFGVFVKVPGDIEGLIHKQNLVESRDETPEEALAKYAVGDKIKAVVIEINPRNKKTAFSIKDFKRKQQQEEISQYMSTEQEDDDSSYTLGDLLKNKPE; from the coding sequence ATGATAATAGCGATTGATGGACCTGCAGGCTCAGGCAAGAGTACTCTTGCAAAGATGCTTGCTGAACACTTGAACATTACATTTATGAATACGGGTAGTTTTTATAGGGCATTAGCTCTGGCTGTATTGCGTTCTTTCGGAGGCGGAAATGACGGAAGCGGCGGACAAACTCCCGATCTTTCGGATGAAGAAAAATGGACATCCTTTGCAGAAAAGACGGAACTTTTTTATATAAACGGCTCAATGTTTTTAGGTAATGAAAATGTTGAGGCTTATCTTCGAAGCGATGCTGTAGAATCCATTGTCGCCCCTCTTTCAGCTATAGTTCCTATAAGGCATATTTTAAATAAGAAAATTCGTGAAGAAGCCGCTAAAACCGGAGCTGTTTGCGAAGGGCGGGATATGACAACCGTTGTTTTTCCTAATGCCGATATTAAGTTTTATCTTGATGCTTCTGTAGAGGCCAGGGCAAAAAGGCGCTTTGATCAGGGAACAAGCAATCTTTCGCTTGAAGAAATAAAAAAAACGATTCTCGAAAGAGATGAGGTTGATAAAAACAAAAAAGAAGGGAGCTTAAAAGTAGCTCCTGACGCGGTGTATCTGGATACATCTGATTTAAATATAAATGAAGTTTATGCAAAAATGCTGGCGGAGGTGTCGGCAATAATGCCGGCATCAAAGTCGGAAAATATCAATAATAAAGGGTTATCTATGGAAAAGATGGAAGTGGTAAAGGATGTTGAAAAAGACTCCAACGGAAACATCCAAGCACAATTACAAGAGGAGTACTTAAATAATTTTGAGGCTCCTGAGGCGGGGACAATTAAAGAAGGTTATGTTGTTGCTGTAAACAACGGAACCGTTTTTGTCGATGTAGGCGGTAAATCCGAGGGTCATATTCCTTTGGATGAGTTTGATGAAGAACCTAAGGTAAACGATAAGGTAAATGTACTTATCGAAAAAACCGAAAGCTCAAACGGTCATTTATCCGTATCAAAACTCAAGGCCGATAGGCTTATTCTTCAAAAAGAGTTTAAACAGGCTTATGCCGATAAAACTCCGATTGAGGGTACTATCGCAAAGCAGGTTAGGGCCGGCTATGAGGTAAAGCTCGGCGGCGGATTGACTGCTTTTTTACCTTTGAGTCAGGCAGATGTATCCAGAGTGGAAAAGCCTGAAACCTTGGTAGGCGTAAAGTCTAAATTCTACATTGAAAAATTGAGCTTTAATTCACGCTCAGGTGAAAATATTGTTGTAAACAGGCGTAAGTACATGGAAGGGCGTACCGAAAAAGCAAGAGACGCTTTTTTTGAAAATACAAAGATAGGCGATACCGTAAAGGGAACTGTTAAGAGCTTTACCAGTTTCGGTGCCTTTATCGATTTGGGCGGTTTTGACGGCCTCTTACATATCAATGATATGAGTTGGGGCCATGTAACCCGTCCTAAGGACTTCGTAAAGAAGGGCGAGGAAATAGAGCTTAAGGTAATCCGCCTTGATCCGGAGAACAAGAGAATAAACCTCTCATTAAAGCATTTTAGTCAAGATCCTTGGCTTCAGTTTGAAGAGAAGTTCCATGTTGACGATATCGTTACCGGAACGGTTACAAAGACTACAGACTTCGGTGCCTTTATTGAATTGGATGAAGGAATCGAAGGTTTGGCCCACATCAGCGAATTCAGCTGGGTTAAAAAGATTAATAAGCCTGAAGATATCTTAAAGCCCGGAGATAAGGTAACATGTATGATTCTCGGCTACGATATTCAGGCTGGAAGAGTTTCTTTGGGTCTAAAACAGGTTACAGACAACCCATGGGATACGATTGAAGAGCGTTACCCTGTAGGAACACGCTTAACCCGAAAGGTCGTTAAAATTACAAATGCAGGCGCCTTTATTTCTCTTGAAGAAGGTATTGACGGATTTTTACATGCAGACGATATTTCATGGATTAAACGAGTAAAGCATCCCGGAAGCGAGCTTGAAGTAGGCAAAGAAATCGAAGTTATTGTTATCGAGTGCGATGCCGAATCGAGAAGAATCCGTTTGGGCATTAAACAGCTTACCGATGATCCGTGGGAAAAATTCGGAGCCGCTTATAAGGTCGGTTCTACTGTTGAAGGTGAAGTTTCCTCAATTACCGACTTCGGCGTATTTGTAAAGGTTCCCGGAGATATCGAGGGCTTAATCCACAAGCAAAATTTGGTTGAGTCCAGAGATGAAACACCTGAAGAAGCTCTTGCTAAATATGCTGTAGGAGATAAGATCAAGGCTGTGGTAATCGAAATAAATCCGAGAAACAAAAAAACCGCTTTCTCGATTAAAGATTTTAAGCGAAAACAACAGCAGGAAGAAATTTCTCAGTACATGTCAACCGAACAAGAAGATGATGATTCATCTTATACTCTTGGAGACCTTTTAAAGAATAAACCGGAGTAA
- the pyrH gene encoding UMP kinase, with the protein MVTVLSVGGSIVAPDKPDFDFLDKFSKTIRTWLSQDSSRKIIMVIGGGAPAREYQNTYRTVCDLRKASAKNDEADWIGIMATRLNAQLVKAVFEDLCPNPVVYDPTTVDMFGGQILVAAGWKPGFSTDNDAVVLAERFSGELVVNLSNIAKVYTDDPKKNPEANPIDSISWEDFIKIVGTEWVPGKNTPFDPIASQRAQKAGIKVICAAGKDIENLENILDGKDFKGTVIG; encoded by the coding sequence ATGGTAACTGTTTTGTCGGTAGGAGGCTCTATAGTAGCCCCGGATAAACCGGATTTCGATTTTTTAGATAAATTTTCAAAAACTATCAGGACTTGGCTTTCGCAAGATTCATCACGAAAAATTATTATGGTAATCGGGGGCGGAGCTCCTGCCAGAGAGTATCAAAACACATATAGGACAGTTTGTGACCTACGAAAGGCCTCTGCCAAAAATGATGAAGCAGATTGGATAGGAATAATGGCTACAAGACTCAATGCCCAGCTTGTAAAGGCTGTTTTTGAAGATCTTTGCCCCAACCCTGTCGTTTATGACCCGACAACAGTAGATATGTTCGGCGGTCAAATACTGGTTGCAGCAGGCTGGAAACCGGGTTTTTCTACGGATAATGATGCCGTAGTCCTTGCAGAAAGATTTTCAGGTGAGCTCGTTGTTAATCTTTCAAACATTGCCAAAGTCTATACCGATGATCCTAAAAAGAATCCTGAAGCAAACCCCATCGATTCAATTTCTTGGGAAGATTTTATAAAAATAGTCGGAACGGAATGGGTACCCGGAAAAAATACCCCCTTTGACCCCATAGCAAGCCAAAGAGCTCAAAAAGCAGGTATAAAGGTTATATGTGCTGCCGGAAAGGATATTGAGAATCTGGAAAATATTCTCGACGGTAAAGATTTTAAAGGAACGGTGATCGGCTAA
- a CDS encoding DnaJ domain-containing protein, which translates to MENYYNTLNVSNNADEDQIKQAYRALAMKYHPDKNPDSKVAEEKFKHISEAYSVLSDPQKRRDYDLSMSSPFSSSARTYTYGQDTNPFGDDIFSSNWWKNWRKVRSENAKKREKISRSEAFRILIRGIILTIVGLLLFKSIIFLGIFGFLLALSLVTEGVLRIRKGYMAIFD; encoded by the coding sequence ATGGAAAATTATTACAATACACTGAATGTTTCTAATAATGCTGATGAAGATCAAATTAAACAGGCATATAGAGCCTTGGCTATGAAGTATCATCCCGACAAAAACCCGGATAGCAAGGTAGCTGAAGAAAAATTTAAGCATATAAGCGAGGCTTATTCCGTTCTCTCTGACCCTCAAAAAAGAAGAGACTACGACCTCAGTATGTCAAGCCCCTTTAGCTCCTCTGCGAGAACCTATACTTACGGTCAAGACACAAACCCCTTTGGAGACGACATTTTCAGCTCCAATTGGTGGAAAAATTGGAGGAAGGTCCGAAGTGAAAATGCAAAGAAAAGAGAAAAGATTAGCAGAAGTGAGGCATTCAGAATACTTATACGCGGCATAATACTTACCATAGTAGGTCTCCTGCTGTTTAAGAGTATCATCTTTTTAGGAATTTTTGGATTTCTTTTAGCCTTATCCCTTGTTACAGAGGGCGTCCTCCGAATAAGGAAAGGCTATATGGCGATATTCGATTAG
- a CDS encoding sigma-54-dependent Fis family transcriptional regulator, whose amino-acid sequence MSTVESIKRDKLNTLINTSLLINSNYSDLSVLLEKIVESAMEVVEGDAASLLMLEPDGERLRFEIAIGPKGIEAKKMVLALDGIAGWVIKYNRSAIINDVLSDPRFDPTVQKVTGYKNRNMIAVPMRIKDECIGVIEVLNKRDEKDFDADDLNVLELFATQTAIAYQNAKHYEKSREEIICLQDQLEQDRGYHTFIAKSKVMSEKLELCRNIAASDASVLILGESGVGKELIAEQLHLNSRRVNNPFIRVNCAALPEGLLESELFGHVRGAFTDAISDRKGRFELADKGTIFLDEIGDIPLTLQTKLLRVLQEMAFERVGSNKTLTVDTRIIAATNKNIEELVKLGKFRSDLYYRLNVLPIYIPPLRNRKDDIQELAHFFLKKFSKEVKKPFLGFSPDAEKLINAYFWPGNIRELENAVERACVLGKPPYIEEKDLLLKFESSSFEPEVNYSNPDLKSAVNDFKKSFIVKILNEHKWNQTAAAEKLGIQRTYLSRLIKELEIKEI is encoded by the coding sequence ATGAGTACGGTTGAGAGCATTAAAAGAGATAAGCTTAATACTCTTATAAACACAAGCTTGCTGATAAACTCAAATTATTCGGATTTGAGTGTTCTTTTGGAGAAGATTGTGGAATCGGCAATGGAAGTTGTGGAAGGGGATGCGGCGTCTCTTTTAATGCTTGAGCCGGATGGTGAAAGACTTAGGTTTGAAATTGCAATAGGTCCTAAGGGGATTGAAGCAAAAAAGATGGTGCTTGCCTTGGACGGTATTGCCGGCTGGGTTATAAAATACAATCGGAGTGCCATCATAAACGATGTATTAAGCGATCCCCGCTTTGATCCTACCGTGCAAAAGGTTACAGGTTACAAAAACCGTAATATGATTGCAGTCCCCATGCGTATTAAAGACGAATGTATCGGGGTGATTGAAGTCTTAAACAAGAGAGACGAAAAAGATTTTGATGCAGACGATTTAAACGTATTGGAACTTTTTGCTACGCAGACGGCTATTGCCTATCAAAATGCAAAGCATTATGAGAAGTCCCGGGAAGAAATTATTTGCCTTCAAGATCAGCTGGAGCAGGATAGGGGCTACCATACTTTTATTGCAAAAAGCAAGGTGATGAGCGAAAAGCTTGAGCTATGCCGTAATATAGCGGCTTCCGATGCCTCCGTACTCATATTGGGTGAGAGCGGGGTTGGAAAAGAGCTGATTGCCGAACAGCTTCACTTGAATTCGAGGCGTGTTAATAATCCCTTTATAAGGGTGAACTGTGCAGCCTTACCCGAAGGCTTGCTTGAAAGCGAGCTTTTCGGTCATGTAAGAGGGGCCTTTACGGATGCAATTTCGGATAGAAAGGGCAGGTTTGAACTGGCCGATAAGGGAACTATTTTTTTGGATGAAATAGGCGATATCCCTTTAACCTTACAGACAAAGCTTTTAAGGGTTTTGCAGGAAATGGCCTTTGAAAGAGTAGGTTCAAATAAAACTCTTACGGTTGATACCCGAATTATTGCTGCCACAAATAAAAATATAGAAGAGCTTGTAAAACTGGGGAAATTCAGATCGGATCTTTACTACCGCTTAAACGTCTTGCCGATATATATTCCGCCTCTTAGAAATAGGAAGGATGATATACAGGAGCTGGCCCATTTCTTTTTGAAGAAGTTCAGCAAAGAAGTAAAAAAGCCGTTTTTAGGTTTTTCGCCTGATGCGGAAAAGCTTATAAATGCTTATTTTTGGCCGGGAAATATTCGGGAACTTGAAAATGCCGTTGAGAGGGCCTGTGTTTTGGGTAAGCCGCCCTATATTGAGGAAAAGGATTTGCTTCTAAAATTTGAATCCTCCTCTTTTGAACCTGAGGTTAATTATTCAAATCCGGATTTAAAATCGGCCGTAAATGATTTTAAAAAATCTTTTATTGTCAAAATTTTAAATGAACATAAATGGAATCAAACAGCTGCTGCCGAAAAGCTCGGAATACAGCGTACATATTTATCGAGATTGATAAAAGAGCTCGAAATTAAGGAGATATAA
- the infA gene encoding translation initiation factor IF-1, whose product MAKEEAIEVEGIVKESLPNTMFRVELKNGHVILAHLSGKMRKHYIKIVPGDTVKVALSPYDLTRGRIIFRER is encoded by the coding sequence GTGGCTAAGGAAGAAGCAATTGAAGTTGAAGGTATTGTTAAGGAGTCTCTTCCCAATACTATGTTTAGGGTTGAGTTAAAAAACGGTCATGTTATTTTGGCTCATTTATCGGGAAAGATGCGGAAGCATTATATTAAAATCGTACCGGGAGATACGGTAAAAGTTGCCTTATCCCCCTATGACTTGACAAGAGGCCGAATTATCTTCAGAGAGAGATAA
- a CDS encoding TraR/DksA family transcriptional regulator yields the protein MKKKFIEEMNEYLLKEREEILASLQKNDEEYEETLANSIPKDFADLASYSTDRDMLEFIGENNVKKLQKIDSALERIREGKYGKCITCKDHIPEDRLKALPYALKCIQCQAKSEKKMHS from the coding sequence ATGAAAAAGAAGTTTATTGAGGAAATGAACGAATATTTGCTAAAAGAGAGGGAAGAAATACTCGCTTCATTGCAGAAAAACGATGAGGAGTATGAAGAAACCTTAGCGAACAGCATTCCCAAAGACTTTGCAGATCTGGCATCATATAGTACCGATAGAGATATGCTCGAATTTATCGGAGAAAATAATGTAAAAAAGCTGCAAAAGATTGATTCTGCATTGGAAAGAATAAGAGAGGGTAAGTACGGAAAATGTATTACTTGCAAGGACCATATACCTGAAGACAGACTAAAGGCCCTGCCATATGCTTTAAAATGTATTCAATGCCAAGCAAAATCGGAAAAAAAGATGCATTCTTAA
- a CDS encoding STAS domain-containing protein, with translation MSNNSVIAGFDDEKDDSLKIRLQRVDGLDKCVVVFLNGYIDTYNSAFFQKRIAKIIDSGFIQIVFNCAALNYVSSTGIGSFTAFLKTVKPRGGDIVLLDIQPKVYEIFQLLGFSQFFNIKDALSDAVSFFQSSSTTANTQVFPKIFACPICSKKLKATKAGRFRCSECKTILAIDNNAQVFLG, from the coding sequence ATGAGTAATAACAGTGTTATAGCCGGCTTTGATGATGAAAAAGATGATAGCTTGAAGATTCGGCTTCAAAGAGTAGATGGACTTGACAAATGCGTAGTTGTTTTTTTGAACGGCTACATTGATACCTATAACTCTGCGTTTTTTCAAAAACGCATTGCTAAGATTATAGACAGCGGTTTTATACAGATTGTATTTAACTGTGCGGCTTTAAATTACGTTTCATCCACAGGTATAGGTTCGTTTACAGCCTTTTTAAAAACAGTAAAACCAAGAGGCGGGGATATAGTCTTATTGGATATTCAGCCAAAGGTATACGAAATATTTCAGCTTTTAGGCTTTTCACAATTTTTTAATATTAAGGATGCTTTGTCTGATGCAGTGTCATTTTTCCAAAGTTCAAGTACAACTGCAAACACACAAGTATTTCCCAAAATATTTGCCTGTCCTATATGTTCAAAGAAACTCAAGGCCACTAAGGCCGGACGTTTTAGATGCTCGGAATGTAAAACTATATTGGCTATCGATAATAATGCTCAAGTCTTTTTGGGCTAA
- a CDS encoding tetratricopeptide repeat protein translates to MVLEENKDLAQKINDFLVQYRRIVLGILVCILVAVAGIIVWFVTAENSKKTSVTSVEKIIYEFEDFKREDRAKNPTAEDDAEDNEKTVSAAVKEAEDKAIEELKTLGSKYSSSYAGFRANTTIAEIYFQRKMYEDALKFYELAAKAVKNSYIEGVASFNAAACADELGDKEKALAYYERASKVENFPLIPRALFNTGRLYEALSKKEDAILSYNRLLERYPQNEWALLAKSRIIVLTGNDKQ, encoded by the coding sequence ATGGTTTTGGAAGAAAATAAAGATTTGGCACAAAAAATTAATGACTTTTTAGTCCAGTATAGAAGAATAGTGCTTGGCATTTTAGTTTGTATTTTGGTTGCCGTTGCCGGTATTATTGTTTGGTTTGTAACCGCTGAAAATTCCAAGAAAACTTCGGTAACAAGTGTTGAAAAAATTATTTATGAGTTTGAAGACTTTAAACGTGAAGATCGAGCTAAAAATCCTACAGCTGAAGATGATGCCGAGGATAACGAAAAAACCGTTTCTGCAGCCGTAAAAGAAGCTGAGGACAAGGCTATTGAAGAATTAAAAACCCTTGGTTCAAAATATTCTTCTTCCTATGCCGGCTTTAGGGCAAATACTACGATAGCCGAAATTTATTTTCAGCGAAAAATGTATGAAGACGCTTTAAAATTCTATGAGCTTGCAGCAAAAGCCGTAAAAAATTCTTATATAGAAGGAGTTGCCTCTTTTAATGCTGCAGCCTGTGCTGATGAGTTAGGAGATAAAGAAAAAGCTCTCGCTTATTACGAACGAGCCTCGAAGGTTGAAAATTTTCCGCTGATTCCTAGGGCTCTTTTTAATACGGGCCGCCTGTATGAGGCTTTGTCAAAAAAAGAAGATGCCATTCTTTCTTATAACAGGCTTTTGGAAAGATATCCGCAAAATGAATGGGCACTTCTTGCAAAATCCCGTATAATTGTTCTTACAGGAAACGATAAGCAGTAA
- a CDS encoding RNA methyltransferase, translating into MNFEKTIILCRPETSANIGAVCRVMANTGFKDLRITGNKEDYDETEVLKLALHASNVWKNAHFYPPTIDGLKKAASDCSVLIGTSRRTGHKRKDLGISPEDLCLDLKKFYGGRLGLVFGNERTGLIDEELNICSFSVNIPAEKDFGSYNLSHAVLILCYSLYIAEKNNPLTEKNNPNIEKNIYLQKASMKMIQENSEQICKYLSGLGLFKKGGKKINETFFIELLSSAGASEFDIMHLTEIFKKLFFMYSC; encoded by the coding sequence ATGAACTTTGAAAAAACAATTATTCTTTGCCGACCTGAAACAAGTGCAAACATAGGAGCCGTATGCAGAGTTATGGCAAATACCGGTTTTAAGGATTTGAGAATTACGGGAAACAAGGAAGATTACGATGAAACGGAAGTCTTAAAACTGGCCCTTCACGCCTCCAATGTATGGAAAAATGCCCATTTTTACCCTCCTACCATCGATGGCCTAAAAAAAGCCGCATCTGATTGTTCTGTTTTAATAGGAACCAGCAGACGAACAGGTCATAAACGTAAAGATTTAGGAATAAGCCCCGAAGACCTCTGTCTTGATTTAAAAAAATTCTACGGAGGCAGATTAGGCCTTGTTTTTGGAAATGAACGCACAGGTCTTATCGATGAAGAGCTTAATATATGCTCTTTTTCCGTTAATATTCCCGCTGAAAAAGACTTCGGCTCCTATAATCTTTCCCATGCCGTGCTTATTCTTTGCTATTCCCTGTATATAGCGGAAAAGAATAATCCGCTGACAGAAAAGAATAATCCAAACATAGAAAAAAACATTTACTTGCAAAAGGCTTCAATGAAGATGATTCAAGAAAACTCGGAACAGATATGCAAATACCTTTCGGGCTTAGGACTATTTAAAAAAGGAGGAAAAAAAATAAACGAGACCTTTTTTATTGAGCTTTTATCGTCAGCCGGAGCCTCGGAATTCGATATAATGCATTTAACTGAAATTTTTAAGAAACTTTTTTTTATGTATAGTTGTTAG
- a CDS encoding GerMN domain-containing protein, which yields MGKKNTSLGCFFWLAFILLVALLFFINKDNIARVFEKTNAVSIFQKKEPQEEKQNEVDLEGIQNEIEKIRAEEKNEENSSEEKVKIEPKKTVEKEQKTAKKDSEQEKSTAADKPKEEKKPSTQKSNEKPAKTETQTGKKNSEAKNKDESKKEEAKLEQKKEKISEKRSAKIYLVKIDSDGKLVRKPVMRQLVKTDSPLTDAINSLLKGPTTEEAKQGFRSFIPPDTKLLSIEVKNGVAEVNISEDFQFNRYGIEAYQAQLEQIVFTACEFSTVSSVQFLINGKKKEYLGAEGIWIGSPLSVNSFVR from the coding sequence ATGGGAAAGAAAAATACATCTTTAGGCTGTTTTTTTTGGCTTGCATTTATTTTATTGGTTGCCCTGCTCTTTTTTATCAACAAGGACAATATTGCCCGTGTTTTTGAAAAAACGAATGCAGTAAGCATATTCCAAAAAAAAGAACCGCAAGAAGAAAAGCAAAATGAAGTAGACCTTGAAGGCATTCAAAACGAAATAGAAAAAATCAGAGCAGAAGAAAAAAATGAAGAAAATTCTTCTGAAGAAAAGGTCAAAATCGAACCTAAAAAAACTGTCGAAAAAGAACAAAAAACCGCTAAAAAAGATTCGGAACAGGAAAAATCTACGGCTGCGGATAAACCTAAAGAAGAAAAAAAGCCAAGCACTCAAAAATCAAATGAAAAACCGGCTAAAACGGAAACTCAAACCGGCAAAAAAAACTCTGAAGCCAAAAACAAAGACGAATCTAAAAAAGAAGAAGCTAAACTTGAGCAAAAAAAAGAAAAAATATCCGAAAAACGTAGTGCTAAAATTTATTTGGTAAAAATAGATTCGGACGGCAAATTAGTAAGAAAGCCGGTTATGAGGCAGCTTGTAAAAACGGATTCACCCTTAACCGATGCCATAAACAGCCTCCTTAAAGGTCCCACAACGGAAGAAGCAAAACAAGGATTCCGCTCCTTTATTCCTCCCGATACAAAGCTTTTATCGATTGAGGTAAAAAACGGGGTTGCAGAAGTAAATATAAGCGAAGACTTTCAATTTAACAGATACGGGATAGAGGCCTATCAAGCCCAGCTTGAACAAATAGTCTTTACGGCATGCGAATTTTCCACGGTAAGCTCCGTTCAGTTTTTGATTAACGGCAAAAAAAAGGAGTACCTAGGAGCCGAAGGGATATGGATAGGTTCCCCGCTCTCGGTTAATTCGTTTGTAAGATAA